ctgctgcagatctcctccagctgcctttGGCTGGGACACGGCGAGGTGGTGACGTCTTTTGAAAGCTCATGCCCGCAGTTTTTCTTCCGGGAAACCCCCCCGAATGACGCCCTGGAGCCAGAGAACCCAGCCTGGATCTGCCAGCGCTACAAGAACCAGTATTACTTTGCCACCCTGTACGACAGGAGCAGGCGTATTCCCGTGTACTCTGCTTACTTGTACCAGCCTGGGCCTGGCACAAGACCTAAAACATGGCTGGTTGAGCCCCAGGTGAGTGTCCTTTCTTACCACACATCAACCTCTGCTCATTAAAAGCTGGCCCGTAAATGGATCCactggatgggattcatcttATCTGTCCCCTCGCCGTGCAATTCCTCTGATGAATTTGAGATGTCATCAGGAGATTGAGATGAGTCATGCCCTAAAAATGCCCATTTTTCAGCATTGAGCTTAGGGGAGCATAAAGTCAAATTACCTGATATCACACTGTGTAATGCACCCCTGTCCCATGCTGGGGTGGGGAATCAAATCATGGCAAAGAGATGGCCAACAGCAGCTAAATTTGTTAGGCTGCACCACTGGAGAATGTAGGTGAGAATGAGCCATAGAAGAAGGCCATGTGTCCTGTTCCCAAGGAAGTCCTAAAAGtttttgtaaatatgaaaataaaggtgTTATAGTtaggaaaatcaaaaaaaaaaggcatttgcatTTGTTGGCCATAGGAACTCAAGCAATTAATTTGATATGATGCCACTGTCCATATACAGAGGGGataaatttttctcttttcattctgGAGCACCAGCCCAGGCCATCTGCAAAATCTGTGATTTGGCTAACTTTCTACTAAGGCCTTTTTGCAGCGTGGTGTCCTTTGGTATTTGGGTTGCCCAGCTCTCTTTGGGAATTATGAGCTGCCTTAAGAGGCTGATTATTGCCAACTTACTTTCAGTGAcgctgcagaaggaaaacatctgtGTTCCCTGGCACGGCTCAGCTCTGAGAAACGTTATTAGCACAGTGGTACCAGATATCACTTGCACTGAGGTATTTTTGCTTAATTATTAGAGCAAAAAGCTTCATCCTTGTAATGAGCTGTAGCCCTCCCTGGGAAACCCCACCTCTAGGATTGGTTTCCCAACTCATTTCCCTGGGCATGGGGTTAGAGGAGGCAAACATTAGTGTTTCAGAAGTGTGGTATGCCTGATGTATATACATGCTTCTTCCCAAGTGGGGAGCAAAATCGGAGCAGATCAGAGGAGGCTGACGCCTCCTCACCTCCCCCCGGGAGTCCCATGGgctctcctcatcctcctcccgTCCTGTCCATCTGCAAGGACTCCCCAAGAGACTTAAGCCTTAAATAGGACATCTGTGCTCTTGTTTTCCCCAAGCCTGTAAAACACGAGGGTGTTGACAGAttggactaaaaaaaaaaggcatgaaaatcatagagacagagaaaaactgctgtgcaaatgGGGCTGAATGGAGCAAAGGCTAGGGCTGGTGACAGGGTGATTAGATGCAGGTAATGAAGGTTGGATGTGATTAATGGgggtggcaggagctggggagagcCCCGGGGCAGCTGTGGCGTTAGGAGATGGGAGGAAAGGGAACCAGATGTGTCACAAATGTGTCTCGTCAAAGTCACCTCTCAAACCTGGGAGAATGGAAAACACTCGCTGCCTCATCATCTGCCCACGCTCCTGTTGCCGGCTGGATTTCAAAGGTCACAAGTCAGATCAAGTGCAACTATGTTttgagctttattttattttaatctcttgTATTTGTCGAGGAGGGGTAGCTTTGAGATTTCTCTTTGGTTAGTGAGTTTTCATATGCCGAGATGACAAAAAAACACACGAGTGTTCGGCACTCAGAGACTCGTGCTCCAAGGAAACCTGCTCTTTTATTCCCATCCCCATTgctaacacatttttctctttacctTTCAAGCTGATGGGCTTAAGTTATCCCAAAACGATGGAAAAAGAATGGACCCTCTTGAATTATTTCAACGTCACTTTAGAGCAGCTTGGCAAGAGCCAGGCTGTCCTCCAGGACTACAAGAACCTGACAGGTTTGAACCGGGGTCACTTGAACCCCAGTGGCCACCACCCCGACTCCATCAGCAGGACAGCTACCTTCAGCCTCACCAACATAATCCCCCAGGACGAGAAACTCAACGGCGGTGCCTGGAACAACTATGAGCAGCAAACCATGATGAGGAGGACGCAGGTCTGCAATGCCACCTACGTCGTGGTGGGCGCCGTGCCTGGGAACAACTACATCGCCAAGGGTAGGGTCAACAAACCCAGCCACATCTGGTCGAGCGCCTGCTGCGAGGTGGACAACAACCACAGAAAGTCTTGGGCAGTCATTGCTGAGAATGACAAGAACGAGGTCCATCTCCTCACgctgggggagctggaggaggtgtTGACCGAGCTCTATGGGAGGGAGCAGGTTTTTCTCTTTGACAGCGACTGTCCCCGGGAATGAGCCTCCTTGCACCTCCTGGGTGTAAAAGGGAGCCACTAGCAGCACCGTGTGCACTGTGTGCCATTCATCCTTCCTTCTCTAGCTCTGTTTATTGGAGCAtcttctctcaaaaaaaaaaaaggaaggaagaggccAGCAGAGCCCCCACCTGGTTTGCTTTCCTACTCTGCTGCCCACCCTTGCAATGAATCTTCATGGAAGGGTCCCTGGAAGCTCTGGAGGGGCAATCTGAATAAAAGCCCATGGGCAAGGAAATTGGAGCTTGTCACTAAGACTAGAGagggtattttattttgtttttccctttttctacaTGCCCATATACAGACTGtatttccttcccctcttcatTTGGTATGATTGATAGCATGCCGCTGTCTTCTCCCTTGCCTTCTTGGGAAAGGACATGTGTTCCagagacctcatcgctctctataggtaccttaaaggaggctgtagagaggtgggggttggtctattctcccacatgcctggtgacaggacgagggggaatgggctaaagttgctccaggggaggtttaggttggatattaggaagaacttctttactgaaagggttgttaggcattggaatggactgcccagggaagtggttgagtcgccatccctggaggtctttaaaagacgtttagatgtagcccttagtgatatggtttactggaggtcttgttagtgttaggatagaggttggactagatgatcttggaggtctcttccaacctagacgattctgtgattctgtgattctgtgattctgtgattatccTACTGACACAGCCAAGGACAACAGAAATGgacagaggaagagaggaaggtggaaagaaggaaggtgaaaaggaagaaggcaaCTTAGCATAGGAGGAGCATCCCAGCTCTCTTGAGGTCTGCAATGAGGTAAaacaaggagaaggaaggaaataaccTACAACGAATCACTAGGCTCCCTAACCCTGAGCTTACATGAAGGACATGCTTATGTAAATTTACtagcagattttttgtttgcttgcttttggaCCCTGTATCTTGAGAACAAGTGCTGAGGTAACAGGCAACCAGGCTCAAGGAGCAAATATACAGCAGACTTTGACCAATCAAAGATAAATTTCGGCAATACGCTGGTGGgataacttcattttctgctccACTTCTGAACCTTTTCCACAGATTTATatgtaattgattttttttttccattgtaagaTCTATTCATTGGTATAAAAATTCAATATATGGCATACAATTTAGCTTCTGAGTAGTTCACAATATGAATTATTTGTTCCAGTGCTGGATCTTAGGGTCACCTTATATGTAAACCAGAAGTTACTTCCCACTGAAATTTCCACTCCTGGTAATGCCCTGGTGCATAAGGCTTCCTTGCCAAAGGCAGGCTGTCCACATCCGATCTGAAGATGCCATAACACTTATGGAAGTGTTACCATCAGAGTCCTGCTACTTTTCCCATAAACTTGCACACATGAGGTGGACCATGGTGTCATCACGGTGGATCATTCTCCATGTGTGCAGGGCCTCAGAGCTCTGGTTGCAGAGATCAGCTCAGCTGCATAAATAGAGGCATCCTGGGCCAGCTGAGATGCCTTGAGGTATACAGTGGGGCTGGCTGATCTGCTGCAGGGTCCTGGGGACACCTGCACCCACCCGGGCCAGCAGTCAGGATGGATGTGGGTCCTCAAGAGCGTCTCCAGAGACTCTGAACACCTGAGTGCAGGCAATCAGGTCTGGCCCCAGACCTCTGCGCAGTGCCAAGTAGCATCATGGACATCTGCTTCTGTCATCTCTGGCTGCCTTACCAAGAGCAGCAATAATAATAACTCAACTTACAATAACTTAAGCAGCAATAATAACGCACTTTTTGCCAGCTGTGTTGCTCAGTGAGGTAGGAGAGTATTTGTGGAGGACAAAGTCAGGAGGAAAGTCAGGGGCCACACTcgtattttcccctttcctgaTAGTCCCGTGTGGTCCCAGGTCCCCTGCCCGAATATTTCAGATCATTAGAAACCACTGATGGGGTgaaactgctgctgctatttcagGCTGAGGGAGCCCAGCAGCCTCCTCTGTGGTTACTCATGGGCCTCCTCTGACTCTTTCAACCCACCTCCTCGTGCCTGAAAACCGCACTCATCCTCACCGCTCCAGCCACCCCCGCTTTCCAGGCCCTGCTGGAATCCCCCTGGCTCCCCATGGCCTGGCCACCCCCTGACTCAcacctccaccagctccctggctCTCCCCAGGACTGTTTCCCCCGACAGTACCCAGAaatgccctcccctcccctgcgAGCACATGAAATGCATGGGAAGCCAAAGTAAATGAATCAGCTTGGAGGCTGTCTTCCAGCAGATATCAGGGGCGAGCTGAGCAgagggctgccccagccccaaggTCCCCAGCTCCTGGACCAGCCTCTGGGCAGCTTTCTTCTGGGGTTTCCTCTGGTTTCTGCTGATCCTGAATATGAATGGGGCACAGGGACAGAGCCCAAAGCTGCTCCGTGAGCCGTGCGTGTGCCTGCTGGGAAGATGCAGCCCCCCTGAGCTGGGAAGGTAACGTCACAgcttgctctgctctgtgtcCATCTGTCTGTGGGGGGAGATCTGGGTGCCAGCGGGACTTTGGATATGAAGGAAGAAGTGGTTATTAGTGGGGGCTGTAGGGGGATGCTTTAAGCTCAGAGCTAAGCTCAGATGCTGGTTGCATCACCTGCTGGGGCATCTGAAGGGGCACACAGCTGTGCAAGCAGCTTCACCCAGAGGTCCTGCCACTGCCTCTAGGTGTTACCCATCCCATAAAACAAGCAAACGAATGAACAAAAAAGCCTagcatttaatttcttgttcagcctggaaacaCACCCATCACATTGCATGTCTCTGAGAAACCCCTCTGGCCAATGGAGGACCAAGTGTCCTTCCCAGGCCACCTCTCCATGTATGTGCAGTGGCCAACCAAGCACAAgacaggctggcagcaggactAAGGTGCAGAAGCAACTTCCCTTCAAATTCCCGGCGTCACTTACTATTTCTGGCATTGCCACGGGCTTCCTGTGCGGTCTAGACCGAGGCATTACACTGTGCAGCAATGGCTGGGTTGCAAACACCCCCGTACGGTGTGGgtggaggaaggagagcagacagcagcacGGTGAGCAGGCTGTTttgtcctgcctgcagcagaaaaagggTGAATTAGCAGGTGAGGAGCTCAGAGGTGGGGCatctcagctgcttctgttgCCTACACCCTCATGCCACAAGGTGGCTGGGCTCTCATGACAGCAGGCACAACCCGTGCCTTGCTCCCTCCCACATTAAATAAGGTTAATGATGCTTTTGTTCCTCGTGAAGATCTGAGGGGTTCcaggctgcaggtgctgctctCCTGGCGGTTCAGGAGATCTGTGGGCACAGGAGACAGTTCTGCCCCTACACAAACCTGGCTAGAGCTGAGCCTTGTCCCCATCCAGGAACCATTCAAAAGGGTCCTGCTAAGTTTTTAGCACACTGAGGACTGGTGGAAGATGTTTTCTCCCCACCTTTGGGAAGAGGCAACCAGGAGGTACCAAGGCAAGACAGGAGAGGTCTTCCCATGGCACCTGGGGTCTCTGAGCATCTCCAGTCCTAGGCCCCTATTGTTGaacatctaaaagaaaaaaaaaaggatagtggatctttgcatttttatagcaTCTTCTGTCTGATCTTTGGTAGCTTTACTCGAATCAAAGGGCTAAAGCATGGCTGGCAACTCCTAGAGCAAAACCCAGTGTTGGATAAAGAGTGTCCTGAGTATAAGGACTAAAGGCTTGAGACAGCTAAGTCTGATGAAAGCTTATAAAAGAGGAGTGgcacaaagaaaatgtctggGTCCTTGGATATGTTTTCATAGAGGTAGCACAAGTGTAGATCAGGAAAACATCTGAGAGATTAGCCATAAACTGGACTTGGAGGAAACCTtcagcaggaaggaaaattgagaagaaattatcattttttaactggtgaaaaaagagaagaggaaaaaaaagctgaaaggcTTTGTGCTGTGTCTGTATGATTCTGCACAACACTCAGGATATttgctgaaaatgatttttttagcATGTCATGATGATATCTGTGAGAGCAATATATTCAGGTCTCCTACTATGAAGTAAAGTTTGCTTTCTAAGTATCACATGGGCAAGTAAAGTATTTATAATGTAAATTTGCACCCTGTTTCTGACAAATTGCACAATGGCATCTCTTTCAGCAGTTATGTTAGCTGAGTCTAGTCTTATCCTGAGTAACCTGCTCATATTTTCTTAGTTCAGTAAATGAAGACTTGTTTTAACAAATTGCTACTTGCATAAATggtaaataataatttaattccGAGGCTCTGAGATCTCATTCTGAATGTATGGAGCACTGGACTTGGACTGAGGCTGATTTATGAAGTTTCCCAtccataaaatgaaaacagaagaattatctttcttttactgtgCACAGTGTCCTAAGGCTAAAACAGATAGCATaaaaaccttcatttttattactttcctCATATGCTGTGCTTAATCAGAACTTTGTTGAGGATAGGGGGAGTTTCAGCagtataaaaacaataaaaattaaaggagtgagaaaccttTGGTTTTGAGCACAGAGAGCTGGAAAACAGGACTACTCGTGCACAGGAAATTTTGTCATTTCAAAATGTGGTTTCAATCTGAATCAGCAAAACCCCAAGAAGTTTCCAAATTCCCCttgaaatggaaattctgaGAATTTTGACCTGGAAACGCTGAAGCAGGGTGTTTCTGATACCCTCCTCCTGCCCTAGACCCGCTGGGCGAAAGCAACTTTCTTGTCAGCTTGCAACAGCAACTCGATCAGCTTCCCTGAGGACGTGGGAGGCTTCCCGGGGACACCAATGGTGCCACCTCCCCAGGAGGCTCTCTAATGTCACTAGGCTCTGAATGTTGCTCTGGGAGCCCTCATCCCAGCAGGACTTCTTGGGCATTTCACAGCTGGGTCTTAGTACACAACTTGTGCATGCAGCAGGTAGAGCAGGTGGTTGAAGGGCTCTGTTAGGATAAATGGGGGAAGGTGTAGGGTGTTGGCAGGATAGAAGATCCAGTTTTGGGTCTTGCAAGAGGTTCAAACAATTTATGCAGAAGCATTAGCCttacagcagtgctgctctgccctgcagccatGGGCTGCATCCTACAGGGACCTACCCCTGGTTGGGGCAACACCACTGGGGGCTCTGCACTGAAAGGACCGTATTTAGTAtggctgttaaaaataaaacctagcTAGGGGATGTCTTCCCTGAATGCCTCCTGCAGAAaggctgaaggagaaaagagagaattcGAAACCTGGAGATGACTGATGGAACTGGCGCTTGCTGTGTCCGCAAGTCTTTGCTCATACGCCTTCATAGCCCCTAGGTGAGCATCTATTTGCCCTGCCACACTGTTATtcctacagaaaatataaaaatctagaAAGAGTGGGTGGCTGAAGTGTTAAGACTGTGACTGAGAGGCGGATCTGTACTGTTTCATTGCCTCCTTGCACTCTCAGTCTTGCCTTGCATCTTCTCAGTTGTCTATGATATGGGCCATTTTTGGCCACTGAACAGTACCTGTGCATAAGGTCCCTAGCTCCTGTTGTTTTATAAtagtaatttattattattacataacataatatttattataataataatttatttgtcactgcaacaaaaaaaaatcacactttaaATGTAAACTTTAGAAATTATTCTGCCTTAGGGTGGTAGGCAATGTTTTTAATCAGGTTTCTTTGCTGATACATTTACACAGGTGAGTAACAGGTTCCGAAAGTCTCAATGACTTTGGGACTGGGATTCGGCTCAGTCTCTGACACCCCTGGGTGTCTTGGGTCCTGGCAGCTTTCTACTTTTAGGCAAGCAGATCAAATGGTAGGTGTTTCCATGTGAGCTACTGTCTAAGCCCCCAGTAGAGTCAATGGAGATCTAGCTGATGCTATCCATAGGGGCTCGAAAACTATTCTGCCTGGTTGAATATCTGCATTTAATAGCTGAATCTCTCTAGACTCTTCTTATCTCCACTGTGATGGGATAAGCTCACATGGAGACATCCGTATGAAGTCCATAtacactgaaacatttcaatgTACAAGATAGCTGTTCTGCTgcagacttcaggaaaaaaaaaaaagttttctggcACTTGGGTATATATGGCACACgagtaatggaaaaaaaatcagaattttcaaAGTCTAGATCAATAACAAGAAGGACAAGCCACCTTTCAAACATCCAGAACAATTTATTCTTACAGTTTATTAATCATTCCACACTGAGAAAATCAAagtttacagaataaaaatatcaaaaacaaatatgtaaatttgtaaaacaaagaagAGTGGCCATGGAGCAAACACAATTATGGTGCCCCTTTGGCCACAGCTTCTTCCAGTGGCAGCGTTTTGCTACCAGGCTAGATCCTATTGATTTCCACATATTCTGTGTGTTGTGTTGAAGGATCAAGCCTCAAATACAACCATTTCCCCAGAGGGTCAGCGAGCCCTACCAGGAGGTATAGCTCAGTACAGCTCAGCTGAGAGTTATAGTTTTCTGATCAAGTACACGTACAGCTCCCATGCTGGAGATCACCTGGGTTCAGACTCTATGCAAACGTTAATAGCTAACAAAATGAAATCCCATAATAGTTTTCCAGTCTGTATCCTGCTATTGCTTACAGGTCCCATA
This genomic window from Cygnus olor isolate bCygOlo1 chromosome 1, bCygOlo1.pri.v2, whole genome shotgun sequence contains:
- the LOC121064603 gene encoding endonuclease domain-containing 1 protein-like isoform X3; its protein translation is MPPLLLLLLQISSSCLWLGHGEVVTSFESSCPQFFFRETPPNDALEPENPAWICQRYKNQYYFATLYDRSRRIPVYSAYLYQPGPGTRPKTWLVEPQLMGLSYPKTMEKEWTLLNYFNVTLEQLGKSQAVLQDYKNLTGLNRGHLNPSGHHPDSISRTATFSLTNIIPQDEKLNGGAWNNYEQQTMMRRTQVCNATYVVVGAVPGNNYIAKGRVNKPSHIWSSACCEVDNNHRKSWAVIAENDKNEVHLLTLGELEEVLTELYGREQVFLFDSDCPRE
- the LOC121064603 gene encoding endonuclease domain-containing 1 protein-like isoform X2; its protein translation is MGPPLGSPRGKNKVTVQLLLLRYCFKVSKSPSFEVLPTMPPLLLLLLQISSSCLWLGHGEVVTSFESSCPQFFFRETPPNDALEPENPAWICQRYKNQYYFATLYDRSRRIPVYSAYLYQPGPGTRPKTWLVEPQLMGLSYPKTMEKEWTLLNYFNVTLEQLGKSQAVLQDYKNLTGLNRGHLNPSGHHPDSISRTATFSLTNIIPQDEKLNGGAWNNYEQQTMMRRTQVCNATYVVVGAVPGNNYIAKGRVNKPSHIWSSACCEVDNNHRKSWAVIAENDKNEVHLLTLGELEEVLTELYGREQVFLFDSDCPRE
- the LOC121064603 gene encoding endonuclease domain-containing 1 protein-like isoform X1 — protein: MVKHRSFVESREGKNKVTVQLLLLRYCFKVSKSPSFEVLPTMPPLLLLLLQISSSCLWLGHGEVVTSFESSCPQFFFRETPPNDALEPENPAWICQRYKNQYYFATLYDRSRRIPVYSAYLYQPGPGTRPKTWLVEPQLMGLSYPKTMEKEWTLLNYFNVTLEQLGKSQAVLQDYKNLTGLNRGHLNPSGHHPDSISRTATFSLTNIIPQDEKLNGGAWNNYEQQTMMRRTQVCNATYVVVGAVPGNNYIAKGRVNKPSHIWSSACCEVDNNHRKSWAVIAENDKNEVHLLTLGELEEVLTELYGREQVFLFDSDCPRE